The following are encoded in a window of uncultured Sphaerochaeta sp. genomic DNA:
- a CDS encoding UvrD-helicase domain-containing protein: protein MIRFEDFLKHTNARLDDNQRKAVNVLNNCVVSAGAGSGKTTVLSYRFLRLVLERKARCDEILTLTFTRKAAREMHQRIHKHLLSCIGDEDIAQQLETFSEAAIATLDSFCATIVRSNSVAYGVPQDFVIDDEKNLGTIRRVATELLDVYPQSPGAKLLSELYTPDSLIDNVFVPLASTYYCLPNTVEEGGAERILAAVEDTYEDLLVQYREMLSLYASFTDKGNTVEGYKSDAQLMLSKMDTCESKEELRSLLCSDFAHRRAPGNGKADDIQTIKDTVALYRELRSKLCMALSIMLAQDQLHAVMEFMQEFVSRYQREKRSSGILTFADVSTLAVAMLTEDKALRSFYKKKFRYIMIDEFQDNNAQQKAMLYLLAERLDREGDGIPLPEDLQKDKLFFVGDEKQSIYRFRGSDVRVFKQLSGELASIGGETITLGRNYRSEPDLIKLFNTMFSSIMQNEGESYEADFSTLEFRDASPGVQSSCTLLIKPYQESGGDEEEEEASSVEAEAYTIARLVRQMLESDEFLIPSIEGPRRPKASDIALLLRTTSNQLSFEKAFRRFDIPYTVQAARSLMLEAPANDLYAMLQLILYPEDKQAYATVLRSPFCNLSDWAITHVVQEPLFSLLPILSEDDAERLASCGAFYQRLHEAVGSESLSTLALMLWYESGYYLSLVSHPQYQVYVEHFAFFHRLAQIQEEQGKSISQFVDFLRRNLVQNEKIDQLEVIKEQESGLQIMSIHKSKGLEFPIVIVGNAASKGKGGGDYFSTFLDIPLPHYLSSSYHVSATKQETVRHAGTLFDGNEEQDMEIAELKRLLYVAMTRAETHLILSGAFSKNNRGLNPAKKADTLLQMLVGSLSLDIDNPVHDEGILKVRPIESIPEHYLYSGEREDSSAVLERLKTAEIWYDQATPAYKGQPIRFATTKLHPLVIGTEGVELPRYPSDEILGEYAEDQVTGFGTFVHALCEQMVLGNEVKELASLMPESLTRVMKTQELTVLQQDALLLCRGFMGSDWYEREVKPYPLECEVGFFSAVEQEGRTVVAEGSIDLLVRQNDTYLVIDFKTDRWRNEEVHRFQVATYMQATKRMYQRPVRGCVIYLRDPDQVLVWEGENP, encoded by the coding sequence ATGATTCGATTCGAAGATTTTCTGAAACATACAAACGCAAGGTTGGATGATAACCAGAGGAAGGCCGTGAATGTCCTGAACAACTGTGTTGTCTCTGCCGGAGCCGGTTCAGGCAAGACCACGGTTCTCAGTTACCGATTCCTTCGTCTGGTTCTTGAGAGAAAAGCCCGCTGCGATGAGATCCTGACCCTGACGTTCACCCGAAAGGCGGCAAGGGAGATGCATCAGCGTATTCATAAACACCTTCTTTCCTGCATTGGGGATGAAGACATTGCCCAACAACTTGAGACCTTCAGTGAAGCAGCCATAGCCACATTGGACAGCTTCTGTGCTACGATAGTCAGGAGCAATTCCGTAGCCTATGGAGTACCGCAGGATTTTGTCATCGATGATGAGAAAAACCTGGGAACCATCCGTCGTGTAGCTACTGAACTGCTGGATGTGTATCCACAGAGCCCTGGGGCGAAGTTACTCAGTGAGCTCTATACCCCTGACTCCCTGATAGACAATGTATTTGTCCCACTGGCAAGTACCTACTATTGCCTCCCCAATACTGTTGAGGAAGGTGGAGCTGAGAGGATTCTTGCAGCAGTAGAAGATACGTATGAAGATCTTCTTGTTCAGTACCGCGAGATGTTGTCTCTCTACGCTTCTTTCACCGACAAGGGCAATACGGTGGAAGGCTACAAGAGCGATGCACAGTTGATGCTCTCCAAGATGGATACCTGTGAGAGCAAAGAGGAACTACGATCCTTGTTGTGTTCCGATTTTGCTCATCGTAGGGCTCCGGGAAACGGTAAAGCAGATGATATTCAGACCATCAAGGATACAGTGGCATTATATCGGGAGCTGAGGAGCAAGCTCTGTATGGCGTTGAGTATCATGCTTGCCCAGGACCAGCTCCATGCAGTGATGGAATTCATGCAGGAGTTCGTAAGCAGGTACCAGAGGGAAAAACGCTCGAGCGGGATTCTTACCTTTGCCGACGTCTCTACCCTTGCGGTTGCAATGCTCACTGAGGACAAGGCCTTGCGCTCTTTCTACAAGAAGAAATTCCGCTATATCATGATTGATGAATTCCAGGATAATAATGCTCAGCAGAAAGCAATGCTCTACCTGCTTGCGGAACGACTGGACAGGGAAGGGGATGGTATCCCCCTGCCTGAGGATTTGCAGAAGGATAAGCTGTTCTTTGTAGGGGATGAGAAGCAGTCAATCTATCGATTCAGGGGCAGTGATGTTCGGGTTTTCAAGCAACTGAGCGGGGAGTTGGCTTCCATCGGAGGGGAGACCATCACCCTGGGAAGGAACTACCGTAGTGAACCAGACTTGATCAAGCTGTTCAATACGATGTTCTCCAGCATCATGCAGAATGAGGGGGAGAGCTATGAGGCAGACTTTTCAACGCTGGAGTTCCGTGATGCTTCCCCTGGGGTGCAAAGCAGCTGTACGCTTCTGATCAAACCTTATCAGGAAAGTGGTGGAGACGAAGAGGAGGAGGAAGCTTCCTCGGTTGAAGCAGAGGCGTATACCATCGCTAGACTGGTCAGGCAGATGCTTGAAAGTGATGAGTTCCTGATACCCTCAATAGAGGGGCCAAGAAGACCCAAGGCAAGCGATATTGCACTCCTACTTCGTACGACCAGCAACCAGCTGAGTTTTGAGAAAGCCTTCAGGAGATTCGATATTCCCTATACGGTACAGGCAGCACGGTCCTTGATGCTGGAAGCTCCAGCGAACGATCTGTATGCCATGTTACAGCTCATCCTCTATCCTGAAGATAAGCAAGCGTATGCTACAGTCCTTCGCTCGCCTTTCTGTAACCTGAGCGATTGGGCTATCACCCATGTGGTACAAGAACCGCTTTTCTCCCTACTTCCCATACTCTCAGAAGACGACGCTGAGCGGTTGGCATCTTGCGGGGCTTTCTACCAGCGGTTGCACGAGGCGGTAGGCAGTGAATCATTGAGTACCCTTGCCTTGATGCTTTGGTATGAGAGCGGCTACTACCTCTCCTTGGTTTCCCACCCGCAATACCAGGTATATGTCGAACATTTTGCCTTTTTCCACCGCCTGGCACAGATTCAGGAAGAACAGGGCAAGAGTATCAGCCAATTTGTCGATTTCCTGAGACGAAATCTGGTTCAGAATGAAAAAATCGACCAACTTGAGGTAATAAAGGAACAGGAATCGGGGCTTCAGATCATGTCGATTCATAAATCAAAGGGATTGGAGTTTCCCATTGTGATCGTGGGAAACGCCGCATCCAAGGGAAAAGGTGGAGGGGATTATTTCAGTACCTTCCTCGATATCCCACTTCCACACTATCTCTCTTCCTCCTACCATGTCTCTGCCACGAAGCAAGAGACAGTCCGTCATGCGGGGACGCTCTTCGATGGCAATGAAGAACAGGATATGGAGATTGCTGAGCTGAAACGGCTACTGTATGTTGCCATGACCAGAGCGGAGACCCATCTCATCCTCAGTGGAGCATTTTCCAAGAACAACAGAGGGCTGAATCCTGCCAAGAAAGCTGATACATTGCTTCAGATGTTGGTAGGCAGTCTCTCCCTGGATATCGACAATCCTGTACATGATGAAGGTATCTTGAAGGTTCGGCCGATAGAAAGCATTCCTGAGCACTATCTCTACAGTGGGGAGCGAGAGGATAGTTCAGCTGTTCTTGAAAGGTTGAAAACTGCTGAGATTTGGTATGATCAAGCCACACCAGCCTATAAAGGGCAACCTATCCGATTTGCCACCACCAAGCTCCATCCGCTTGTGATTGGGACAGAAGGCGTGGAATTGCCACGATATCCCAGTGATGAAATTCTTGGTGAATATGCTGAAGACCAGGTAACCGGCTTTGGTACGTTCGTCCATGCACTCTGTGAACAAATGGTGCTGGGCAATGAGGTGAAGGAGCTCGCTTCGCTTATGCCTGAATCCCTGACAAGGGTTATGAAAACACAGGAGTTAACCGTGCTCCAACAGGATGCTCTTCTCTTGTGTAGAGGATTCATGGGGAGCGATTGGTATGAGAGAGAGGTAAAACCATATCCTCTCGAGTGTGAAGTAGGCTTTTTCAGTGCCGTTGAGCAGGAAGGACGGACCGTTGTGGCTGAAGGTTCGATTGATTTGCTGGTGAGGCAGAATGATACCTACCTCGTAATAGATTTCAAGACCGATAGGTGGAGAAATGAAGAAGTCCACCGTTTCCAGGTAGCGACGTATATGCAAGCAACAAAAAGAATGTATCAACGCCCGGTACGGGGGTGCGTTATCTATTTGCGTGACCCTGATCAAGTGTTGGTATGGGAAGGAGAGAATCCATGA
- the yiaK gene encoding 3-dehydro-L-gulonate 2-dehydrogenase — translation MMRIPFETMCAQFERVLESRDMNKRDAALCARLIAETSLEGVYTHGANRFASLVKGIDEKRVDVHAHAQMSDSFGSLERWDGKRGVGNLNAYTSMKRAIELAKEHTIGCVALKHTNHWMRPGTYGLMAAKEGCIALLWTNTMPLMSPWGGSDTKIGNNPLVLATPTGDGPLLVDMAMSLFSYGKLETYVREKRELPVPGGWDERGELTTDPEAILQSKRSLPIGFWKGTSLALALDLIAATLSGGRTTRSIGSLEEEGEVSQVFLVFDISKFPEQENLQREIQATLDDLVNSTPLDAEKPVRYPGQFREQTRKENLEKGIPVDEAVWNTILSL, via the coding sequence ATGATGCGAATTCCATTTGAGACGATGTGTGCACAGTTTGAACGTGTGCTTGAGAGCCGGGATATGAATAAGCGTGATGCAGCACTCTGTGCTCGACTGATAGCTGAAACCTCGCTTGAAGGGGTGTATACCCATGGGGCAAATCGATTTGCCTCATTGGTCAAGGGTATTGATGAGAAGCGTGTGGATGTGCACGCCCATGCCCAAATGAGCGATTCGTTCGGATCTCTTGAGCGATGGGATGGAAAACGTGGTGTAGGGAACCTCAATGCCTATACCTCCATGAAGCGAGCTATTGAACTGGCAAAAGAACATACCATTGGTTGCGTTGCCTTGAAGCATACCAACCATTGGATGAGACCTGGTACTTATGGATTGATGGCTGCCAAGGAGGGGTGTATTGCGCTCCTGTGGACCAACACGATGCCTCTGATGAGCCCCTGGGGCGGCTCTGATACCAAGATTGGCAACAATCCTCTGGTACTTGCCACTCCCACTGGAGATGGCCCACTTCTTGTTGATATGGCGATGTCTCTCTTTAGTTATGGCAAACTGGAAACCTATGTAAGGGAGAAGAGGGAACTACCCGTTCCAGGTGGATGGGACGAAAGGGGAGAGCTTACAACCGACCCGGAAGCGATTCTACAAAGCAAGCGCTCTCTTCCCATTGGATTCTGGAAGGGAACCAGCTTGGCCCTTGCCCTTGATCTGATTGCAGCAACGCTCTCTGGTGGAAGAACTACCCGCTCAATCGGTTCCTTGGAGGAGGAAGGAGAAGTCTCCCAGGTCTTCCTGGTCTTTGATATCTCCAAGTTCCCCGAACAGGAGAACTTGCAGAGAGAGATCCAGGCAACCCTCGATGACTTGGTGAACTCAACGCCTTTGGATGCAGAGAAACCTGTTCGTTATCCTGGCCAATTCAGGGAGCAAACAAGAAAGGAGAATCTAGAGAAGGGCATTCCCGTTGATGAGGCGGTCTGGAATACCATTCTCTCCCTCTAA
- a CDS encoding L-fucose isomerase — protein sequence MANTNGMQSVGPEKRYASSLPKIGIRPVIDGRQRGVRESLEDQTMNMAKAAAKLISENLFHGTGEPVECVIADGTIGRVRESADCAEKFAKEGVAVTLTVTPCWCYGTETFDMDPMTVKGVWGFNGTERPGAVYLAAVLAAHTQKGLPAFGIYGRDVQDNDDTSIPEDVAEKILRFARAGIAVATMRGKSYLSIGGMSMGIAGSIVDQDFLQSYLGMRSEVVDMCEIERRIAEEIYDPEEYKKAIAWVKENCIQAEDVANPPEYQRSEEQLAKDWEYCTKMTMIGRDLMVGNKKLEKLGFKEEALGHNAIAAGFQGQRQWTDHWPNGDFMETMLTTSFDWNGIREPYIMATENDHLNGISMLFCKLLTNRAAIFSDVRTYWSPAAIERVSGWKPEGLAREGFIHLINSGATTLDAAGQMKNEQGESEMKPYWEITEEDVKKTLENTRFSVANGGYFRGGGYSSTFLSEGGMPLTMVRINMVKGVGPVLQLAEGWTCEVPDNVFDVINKRTDQTWPTTWFVPRTNGKEGPFKDVYSVMANWGANHGALSYGHFGADIISLCAMLRIPVCMHNVEEDKIFRPSAWSMLGMDKEGADYRACSTFGPLYGKY from the coding sequence ATGGCAAATACAAATGGAATGCAATCGGTAGGGCCTGAGAAGCGCTATGCTTCTTCCCTTCCCAAGATTGGAATTCGCCCAGTCATCGACGGCAGACAGCGAGGCGTTCGCGAGTCCTTGGAAGATCAGACCATGAATATGGCAAAGGCTGCAGCAAAGCTGATCAGCGAGAACCTGTTCCATGGAACCGGAGAGCCGGTTGAATGTGTTATTGCTGATGGAACCATCGGTCGTGTGAGAGAGAGTGCGGATTGTGCAGAGAAATTTGCCAAGGAAGGAGTAGCCGTTACCCTTACAGTAACTCCCTGCTGGTGTTATGGAACCGAGACATTTGATATGGATCCCATGACCGTAAAGGGTGTATGGGGTTTCAATGGGACAGAGCGCCCAGGTGCAGTCTATCTTGCTGCAGTGCTTGCTGCTCATACCCAGAAAGGCCTGCCTGCCTTCGGCATCTATGGTCGTGATGTACAGGACAATGATGACACCTCCATCCCTGAGGATGTAGCTGAAAAGATCCTCCGCTTCGCACGTGCAGGTATAGCTGTAGCAACCATGAGAGGGAAGAGCTATCTCTCCATCGGTGGCATGTCCATGGGTATCGCTGGATCAATCGTTGACCAGGATTTCCTGCAGTCCTATCTGGGAATGCGCAGTGAAGTGGTCGATATGTGCGAGATTGAACGCCGTATCGCTGAAGAGATCTATGATCCAGAAGAGTACAAGAAAGCAATTGCATGGGTGAAAGAAAACTGCATCCAGGCTGAAGATGTGGCCAATCCTCCCGAGTACCAGAGAAGTGAGGAGCAGCTTGCCAAGGATTGGGAGTATTGTACCAAGATGACCATGATCGGTCGTGACCTCATGGTTGGCAACAAGAAGCTCGAGAAGCTCGGATTCAAGGAAGAGGCACTTGGGCATAATGCGATTGCCGCAGGATTCCAGGGCCAGAGACAGTGGACTGACCATTGGCCGAATGGCGACTTTATGGAAACCATGCTTACCACCAGTTTCGATTGGAACGGCATCCGTGAACCGTATATCATGGCAACTGAGAATGATCACCTAAACGGTATCAGCATGCTTTTCTGTAAGTTGCTCACCAATCGTGCTGCAATCTTCAGTGATGTGAGAACCTACTGGAGCCCTGCAGCCATTGAGAGAGTTTCCGGCTGGAAGCCAGAGGGCTTGGCCAGGGAAGGTTTCATTCACTTGATCAACAGTGGTGCTACCACGCTTGATGCTGCTGGTCAGATGAAGAATGAGCAGGGCGAAAGCGAGATGAAGCCTTATTGGGAGATTACTGAGGAGGATGTAAAGAAAACCCTCGAGAATACCCGCTTCAGCGTCGCAAACGGTGGTTACTTCCGCGGAGGCGGGTATAGTTCAACCTTCCTCAGTGAAGGGGGAATGCCGCTAACCATGGTCAGGATCAACATGGTCAAGGGCGTTGGCCCTGTCCTGCAGCTTGCTGAGGGATGGACTTGTGAAGTACCGGATAATGTCTTCGACGTTATCAACAAACGTACCGACCAGACCTGGCCGACCACTTGGTTCGTACCCAGAACCAATGGCAAGGAAGGACCCTTCAAGGACGTTTACTCGGTCATGGCAAACTGGGGAGCAAACCACGGAGCACTGAGTTATGGGCACTTTGGTGCTGATATCATCTCCCTCTGTGCAATGCTGCGCATCCCCGTATGCATGCATAATGTTGAGGAAGATAAGATCTTCCGTCCCAGTGCATGGTCAATGCTTGGCATGGACAAGGAAGGAGCTGACTATCGCGCATGCTCTACCTTTGGACCACTGTACGGCAAGTACTAA
- the fucU gene encoding L-fucose mutarotase, whose protein sequence is MLKTIPSILSPELLKILMEMGHGDEIVIGDGNFPAASMNDRVVRLDGHGADEVLKAILQLFPLDTYAENAFLMDTTPGDTVETPIWDVYEATCKNGDPAFNGFSRLERFAFYERSKKAYAIVATGETALYANIILKKGVVV, encoded by the coding sequence ATGTTGAAAACAATTCCCTCAATCCTCAGTCCTGAGCTATTGAAGATTCTCATGGAAATGGGTCATGGCGATGAGATCGTAATCGGAGATGGAAATTTCCCCGCTGCATCCATGAATGATCGGGTGGTCCGCTTGGATGGACATGGGGCAGATGAAGTACTGAAGGCTATCTTGCAGTTGTTCCCTCTTGATACCTATGCAGAGAACGCGTTCCTGATGGATACAACCCCTGGGGATACCGTCGAAACCCCTATCTGGGATGTCTACGAGGCCACCTGCAAAAATGGTGATCCTGCATTTAATGGCTTTTCCCGTCTAGAACGCTTTGCCTTCTATGAACGAAGTAAGAAAGCATATGCCATTGTCGCTACCGGAGAGACAGCACTGTATGCAAACATCATTTTAAAGAAGGGTGTAGTGGTCTAA
- a CDS encoding helix-turn-helix domain-containing protein encodes MSSFTLHETMFFKENSLPVKVLLRDPEIPFSLHGHDFYEIVVVVSGKGSHLLEQDKRQLQEGMVFCIRPGTIHGYADIENLVLYNLLIGKKAFSVLYPEVKDVAGFPETFMQEEGDVPLVRLNSHQHAEIVSLISAIKEESEQQDYSKGSTSMTYSKLLQFLILVSRFHSARRGSAFQNDQRLEKVIIYMEQNIDRGIPLNELVEVSNMSASTLNRQFKLSTGWSPVDFHIHRRIAYASNLLLTTDLSIERISEKTGFSDANYFARQFRSHMQMSPRQYKQLWTTPKED; translated from the coding sequence ATGTCTAGTTTTACTCTGCACGAAACCATGTTCTTCAAGGAAAACAGCCTCCCCGTGAAAGTGTTACTCCGTGACCCTGAGATTCCTTTCTCATTACATGGGCATGATTTCTATGAAATCGTGGTAGTGGTGTCAGGAAAAGGAAGCCACCTCTTGGAACAGGACAAGCGACAGTTGCAGGAAGGCATGGTGTTCTGTATTCGCCCGGGAACCATTCATGGATATGCAGATATTGAGAATCTAGTCCTCTATAACCTACTTATTGGAAAGAAGGCCTTTTCAGTGCTTTATCCCGAGGTCAAGGACGTGGCTGGGTTTCCTGAGACATTCATGCAAGAAGAAGGTGACGTCCCTCTGGTTCGGCTCAACTCACACCAACATGCTGAGATTGTTTCCCTGATAAGCGCTATAAAGGAGGAGTCGGAGCAACAGGACTACAGCAAGGGATCGACCTCAATGACCTACTCAAAATTGCTCCAATTTCTCATCCTGGTAAGCAGATTCCACAGTGCTCGCCGAGGTTCTGCTTTCCAGAATGATCAACGCCTCGAGAAAGTCATCATCTATATGGAGCAGAATATCGACCGCGGCATTCCCTTGAACGAGCTCGTTGAGGTCTCGAACATGAGTGCAAGCACACTCAACCGACAGTTCAAGCTTTCAACGGGTTGGTCCCCGGTCGATTTCCACATCCATAGGCGAATCGCCTATGCCTCCAATCTACTTCTGACCACTGACCTGAGCATTGAGAGGATCAGTGAAAAGACCGGATTTTCAGATGCGAATTATTTCGCACGCCAGTTCAGGAGTCATATGCAGATGAGTCCACGACAGTATAAACAGCTGTGGACCACCCCCAAGGAAGATTAG
- a CDS encoding L-rhamnose isomerase: protein MSYYEVAKKIYAHYGADTDSVLEQLSDVPISVHCWQGDDVGGFERPDAELAGGGIQTTGNYPGKAKTVEQLRQDLEQVFSLVGGSHRLNLHASYGEFGSTFVDRDQIEEKHYQGWLDWGKKMGIPLDFNGTFFSHPMADDGYTLASKDERIRRFWIEHAKRCRKIAAWIGEQQGSPCILDTWVPDGAKNLTVDKFGYRAILKESLDEIFETEYPSEFMKDALETKLFGIGSEAFVVGSHEFYMNYAARNNKMLCIDMGHFHTEEDISDKLSAILLFDDEILLHVSRPMHWDSDHVVLFNDKIKMVAEELVRSGKLESSHIGLDFFDASINRIGAWVTGIRAMRKALLFAMLEPIDQLIEYEEAGNGYATMALLEQQSVLPFGAIWDEYCRRTNTPLESELIELVSSYEREVLEERS from the coding sequence ATGTCTTACTATGAAGTAGCCAAGAAAATATACGCACATTATGGTGCCGATACCGACTCTGTCCTGGAACAATTGTCTGACGTTCCTATCTCTGTCCACTGTTGGCAGGGCGATGATGTTGGCGGTTTCGAGCGTCCCGATGCCGAACTGGCTGGTGGAGGAATCCAAACCACAGGGAACTACCCCGGTAAAGCAAAGACTGTCGAACAGTTGCGTCAGGATCTTGAGCAGGTATTCTCCCTGGTTGGTGGAAGTCATAGGCTGAATCTTCATGCCAGCTATGGGGAGTTCGGTTCCACCTTTGTTGACCGTGACCAGATTGAGGAGAAGCACTATCAAGGTTGGCTTGATTGGGGCAAGAAGATGGGAATTCCTCTGGACTTCAATGGAACCTTTTTCAGCCATCCAATGGCTGATGATGGCTATACTTTGGCAAGCAAGGATGAGAGAATCCGTAGGTTCTGGATTGAGCATGCTAAACGTTGTAGGAAGATTGCTGCCTGGATTGGTGAGCAACAGGGGAGTCCCTGTATCCTCGACACCTGGGTTCCTGATGGTGCAAAGAATCTCACCGTTGACAAGTTTGGGTACCGTGCCATTCTCAAGGAGAGCCTTGATGAGATTTTTGAGACCGAGTATCCCAGTGAGTTCATGAAGGATGCCTTGGAGACAAAACTCTTTGGTATCGGCAGTGAAGCCTTCGTAGTAGGCTCCCACGAGTTCTATATGAACTATGCAGCACGAAACAACAAGATGCTCTGCATCGACATGGGCCATTTTCACACAGAGGAAGACATCTCAGATAAACTTTCCGCCATCCTTCTCTTTGATGATGAGATTCTCTTGCACGTCAGTCGTCCCATGCATTGGGATAGTGACCATGTGGTTCTGTTCAATGACAAGATCAAGATGGTTGCTGAGGAGCTGGTAAGAAGTGGAAAACTGGAATCTTCCCATATAGGTCTGGACTTCTTCGATGCATCCATCAATCGTATTGGCGCATGGGTTACCGGTATTAGGGCAATGCGCAAAGCCTTGCTCTTTGCAATGCTTGAGCCGATTGATCAACTTATCGAGTATGAAGAGGCAGGAAATGGCTATGCAACCATGGCGCTGCTTGAACAGCAGAGTGTTCTTCCATTCGGTGCCATCTGGGATGAGTACTGCAGAAGAACCAACACTCCACTGGAGAGTGAACTCATTGAGCTGGTAAGTTCCTATGAGAGGGAAGTATTGGAGGAGCGTTCATGA
- a CDS encoding class II aldolase/adducin family protein: MSFASLIAHSKRYGSDPSYVLLGGGNTSYKEGNILYVKASGHALGTIDESGFVKMDLRKLENIWGKQYSNDDEQREDEVLKDMMDCRLEGETARPSVEALLHALLPFPYVIHLHPAMVNGLTCAQEGETAVARLFPEALWIELVKPGFILADIVRSRMAKQKKETGKVSSLIFLQNHGIFAGGQSLEEIENLYNSLMGKISSQLVRKPDFSPLEADSYRVESVKKELGTLTTEPVLFSWNKEFAHYLQDEKHFQPVASSFTPDHIVYAGFKPLWVEEGQDVASVFKQYEAEHGVNPKIVCVQNLGVFSLGEKPMPLFVDTVSIAVYTESFGGPRFMDDAMIDFIRNWEVEKYRSSVASK; encoded by the coding sequence ATGAGTTTTGCTTCCCTGATCGCCCACTCCAAGCGGTATGGATCGGACCCTTCTTACGTATTATTGGGAGGTGGAAACACCTCCTATAAAGAGGGGAACATCCTCTATGTAAAGGCTAGTGGCCATGCCTTGGGAACCATTGATGAATCGGGTTTTGTCAAGATGGATCTGAGGAAGCTGGAGAATATCTGGGGAAAACAGTACAGCAATGATGACGAGCAGAGAGAGGATGAAGTCCTCAAGGATATGATGGATTGTCGCCTCGAAGGAGAGACAGCACGGCCTTCTGTTGAGGCTTTGCTCCATGCGTTGCTCCCCTTTCCTTATGTCATCCACCTTCACCCTGCCATGGTGAATGGTCTTACCTGTGCACAAGAGGGAGAGACGGCTGTTGCCAGACTTTTCCCTGAAGCGCTCTGGATTGAATTGGTGAAGCCTGGATTCATCCTTGCAGATATTGTTCGCTCCAGAATGGCCAAGCAGAAGAAGGAAACAGGAAAGGTCAGTTCCCTGATTTTCTTGCAGAACCATGGTATTTTTGCCGGAGGGCAGAGTTTGGAGGAGATTGAAAACCTCTACAACTCCTTGATGGGAAAAATTTCCTCCCAGTTGGTAAGAAAGCCTGATTTTTCACCCTTGGAAGCAGACTCATATCGTGTTGAATCAGTCAAGAAAGAGCTTGGAACGCTTACAACAGAGCCTGTTCTTTTCTCTTGGAACAAGGAGTTTGCGCACTACCTGCAGGATGAGAAACATTTCCAGCCAGTCGCTTCTTCCTTTACCCCTGACCATATTGTTTACGCCGGTTTCAAGCCTCTGTGGGTTGAAGAGGGGCAGGATGTAGCCTCTGTTTTCAAACAGTATGAGGCCGAACACGGGGTAAACCCTAAGATTGTCTGTGTGCAGAACCTAGGGGTATTCTCTTTGGGTGAAAAGCCGATGCCGCTCTTTGTGGATACCGTATCGATTGCGGTGTATACCGAGAGTTTTGGAGGACCCCGTTTCATGGATGATGCGATGATTGATTTCATCAGAAACTGGGAAGTGGAGAAATATCGGTCTTCAGTTGCATCAAAGTAG
- a CDS encoding bile acid:sodium symporter family protein produces the protein MASLQDINKRFNAVMPFVTPIGVVLGLLLGHRLDSFRFLGTYFFAFITFVGALGVSYRQFAQIARRMTSVLLVLFSAHIVLPVFVALIGRVIFPTQPDIVTGFVLLSSIPIAVTAFIWSTIYEGDAALALSLIILDTLLSPILTPLTIRLLSNTTVAIDQGGIMTSLLVMIVLPSLVGMLVTQTMPKVAKEAVLYLSPVTKLLLIVVVVIHVGALSGSLSFSWIYVPLILMNLLVIALGFLLVYVLARYVLKVDRPSLVSMTFTGGMRNISAALVLATTYFPPLAALPVILGILFQQTFVGLLGGVLFGNRNSKYSS, from the coding sequence ATGGCATCACTGCAGGATATAAACAAGCGTTTTAATGCGGTGATGCCGTTCGTTACACCAATTGGTGTGGTGCTCGGCTTGCTGCTTGGTCATCGTTTGGATTCCTTCCGTTTTCTTGGAACCTATTTTTTCGCATTCATTACCTTTGTAGGAGCCTTGGGGGTAAGCTATCGTCAGTTTGCCCAGATCGCACGTCGAATGACCTCTGTGCTGCTTGTGCTCTTCAGTGCGCATATAGTGCTGCCGGTTTTTGTCGCACTCATTGGACGAGTGATATTTCCCACACAGCCTGATATTGTCACCGGTTTTGTTTTGCTCTCTTCGATTCCGATTGCAGTGACCGCCTTTATCTGGTCAACCATTTATGAGGGCGATGCCGCCCTTGCCCTTTCACTCATCATTCTTGATACCTTGCTTTCTCCCATCTTGACACCCCTGACGATCAGACTGCTTTCCAATACGACAGTGGCAATCGACCAAGGAGGGATCATGACCAGCTTGCTGGTGATGATCGTCCTACCATCCCTTGTGGGGATGTTGGTTACCCAAACCATGCCCAAGGTTGCAAAGGAAGCCGTGCTCTATCTCAGTCCAGTTACCAAGCTCTTACTTATTGTAGTGGTGGTAATTCATGTAGGAGCGCTCTCTGGTTCTCTCTCCTTCTCCTGGATCTATGTTCCACTCATTCTGATGAATCTACTCGTCATTGCCTTGGGGTTCCTCCTTGTCTATGTACTCGCCAGATATGTCCTGAAGGTGGATCGTCCCAGCCTTGTCAGTATGACGTTCACCGGAGGAATGAGGAATATCAGTGCAGCTTTGGTGCTTGCTACCACCTATTTTCCTCCTCTTGCAGCCCTTCCTGTCATCTTGGGAATTCTCTTCCAACAGACATTTGTAGGGTTATTGGGGGGAGTGCTGTTTGGAAACAGGAATAGCAAGTATTCTTCTTAA